In the genome of Populus alba chromosome 11, ASM523922v2, whole genome shotgun sequence, one region contains:
- the LOC118055938 gene encoding uncharacterized protein: MATINSSQSIFVSLPIFDGGNYDLWGKKMETLFRSQNLWDIVKNGSGEPKNISTLEEAQRKELEVKKQKDASALYLIQQSLANTIFPRITKASTAKRAWDMLQEEFRGDSETAEIKVEAPYGAAMKGDWQRLIDYYREHFGKINSPVTPSKDTVLHLAVQFKTEQPLKALLEILKERSLPEAFLKKGNKFGNTALHEATIHGNYEAVRILVERCPDLITISNQFGETPLFTAAGFAETEIVEFLIRSKPGQCVDDDGLLLPIHSRRTVDYLSILSAAIIGQKFETALLLLKLDKSLASMKDKNKISTLQLLAEMPTDFESGFQLGIFERLIYWCLPVPHRCEVKLKVKSKVESCRRARKEVGDLESGRGRNSGDLGSDSERNQRGGLLNYLKVLKGCWLERIWNQKREHVFALTFAESLIKKDESLKSFTITKEDQNKEEEDEEEQEMCGGGKKGEKTSEITSIAKETERAETSEITSNAKDSVRAQTSGSILSSLTTKKEIPLFTATRRGIQEIVELIIKLHPHAIDQRDEMNRSILDVAVMYRQKKIFDIVKEKKIPMARIRRVVDKSGNTLLHHVADMKKNSGVTKPGPALQLQEELKWFERVKEEIPPHYIPLLNNDRMTARECFEISHEMQLKQAQKWIKETAQSCSTVAALVATVVFAAAYTVPGGSDEKGKPNFINSPYFLIFTVSDVVSLASSLTSLVVFLSLLTSPFELQEFHISLPRKLVVGFSFLFFSVLTTMLSFGATILILIQTERKLTTLLLSIASFLPVLIFGILQFRLYVSFMGFTFNILKKNWIAHLSFLGPCLQWREKRGPKKKEKSST; the protein is encoded by the exons ATGGCCACCATAAATTCATCACAATCTATCTTTGTGTCACTTCCTATTTTTGATGGTGGAAACTATGATttgtggggaaaaaaaatggaaacactCTTCAGGTCTCAAAATCTTTGGGACATTGTTAAGAATGGATCTGGGGAGCCAAAAAATATCTCTACTCTAGAAGAAGCACAACGGAAGGAGTTAGAGGTGAAAAAGCAGAAGGATGCTAGTGCCCTTTATTTGATTCAACAATCACTGGCCAATACAATTTTTCCTAGGATTACTAAAGCTTCAACAGCAAAGCGAGCATGGGATATGTTGCAAGAGGAGTTTCGCGGCGATTCTGAG ACAGCAGAGATAAAAGTGGAAGCACCTTATGGAGCTGCCATGAAAGGAGATTGGCAAAGGCTGATTGACTACTATCGAGAACATTTCGGAAAAATCAACAGTCCAGTTACGCCCTCTAAGGATACTGTACTTCATCTAGCTGTGCAATTCAAAACAGAGCAACCACTTAAAGCTTTACTTGAAATCTTGAAGGAAAGATCTTTGCCTGAGGCATTTCTCaagaaaggaaacaaatttggaaatacGGCTCTTCACGAGGCAACCATCCATGGCAATTATGAGGCTGTAAGGATATTGGTAGAACGTTGTCCAGACCTAATTACCATTTCAAATCAGTTCGGTGAAACCCCATTGTTTACAGCTGCTGGATTTGCTGAGACAGAAATAGTGGAGTTTTTAATCAGATCCAAACCAGGACAATGCGTGGATGATGATGGCCTTCTATTACCAATTCACAGCCGGAGAACGGTAGATTACCTGTCCATCCTTAGCGCTGCTATCATAGGGCAAAAGTTTG AAACAGCTTTACTGTTGCTAAAACTGGATAAATCGCTCGCTAGCATgaaggacaaaaataaaatatctactCTTCAACTTCTAGCCGAAATGCCAACCGATTTTGAGAGTGGATTTCAGTTGGGCATATTTGAAAGACTCATCTACTGGT GCCTTCCTGTTCCACATCGCTGCGAGGtaaaattaaaggtaaaatcAAAGGTAGAAAGTTGCCGCCGGGCAAGGAAGGAGGTGGGAGATCTTGAGAGCGGTCGCGGGAGGAACTCAGGAGATCTGGGGAGTGACTCGGAGAGGAATCAAAGAGGAGGCCTACTCAACTATTTAAAGGTCCTTAAAG GATGTTGGCTAGAAAGAATCTGGAACCAGAAAAGAGAGCATGTATTTGCTTTGACATTCGCCGAAAGCCTAATAAAGAAAGATGAGTCATTGAAAAGTTTCACCATAACAAAGGAAGaccaaaataaagaagaagaagatgaagaagagcaAGAAATGTGTGGGGggggaaaaaaaggagaaaaaacttCTGAAATCACTAGCATTGCAAAAGAAACTGAAAGAGCAGAAACTTCTGAAATCACTAGCAATGCAAAAGACAGTGTAAGAGCACAAACTTCTGGATCGATATTGTCATCATTAACTACTAAAAAGGAGATCCCATTGTTTACTGCAACTAGAAGGGGAATACAAGAGATTGTGGAGCTGATAATAAAACTACATCCTCATGCTATTGACCAGCGCGATGAAATGAATCGGAGCATTTTGGATGTGGCCGTCATGTATCGCCAGAAAAAGATCTTTGATATtgtgaaggaaaagaaaataccaATGGCTAGAATACGTCGAGTTGTTGATAAAAGCGGAAACACATTGTTGCACCATGTTGCAGATATGAAGAAAAACAGTGGAGTAACCAAGCCTGGGCCTGCACTCCAACTTCAGGAGGAGTTGAAATGGTTTGAG CGAGTGAAAGAGGAAATTCCTCCTCATTATATCCCGCTTCTGAACAATGATAGAATGACTGCAAGAGAGTGCTTCGAAATTTCGCACGAGATGCAACTGAAACAAGCACAAAAATGGATCAAGGAAACAGCTCAGTCTTGTTCAACTGTAGCTGCACTTGTTGCTACTGTTGTCTTTGCTGCTGCCTATACGGTGCCCGGAGGTTCTGATGAAAAAGGCAAGCCCAACTTCATCAACTCTCCCTATTTTCTGATTTTCACTGTCTCTGATGTTGTCTCCTTAGCAAGCTCCTTGACTTCGCTTGTGGTGTTTCTCTCTTTGCTGACCTCTCCATTTGAGCTACAAGAATTCCACATCTCTCTTCCTCGAAAACTTGTTGTTGgcttctccttcctcttcttttctgtgTTAACGACCATGCTATCCTTTGGGGCAACAATTTTGATACTCATTCAGACAGAGAGGAAGTTGACAACATTACTCCTTTCCATTGCTTCATTCCTTCCTGTCTTAATATTTGGAATATTGCAATTCCGTCTGTATGTCTCCTTTATGGGCTTTACATTCAACATTCTCAAGAAAAACTGGATAGCTCATCTATCGTTTCTTGGCCCTTGCCTACAATGGAGGGAAAAGCGCGGTcccaagaagaaggaaaaaagctCGACTTGA